A stretch of Pseudomonas taetrolens DNA encodes these proteins:
- the topA gene encoding type I DNA topoisomerase, translating to MGKSLVIVESPAKAKTINKYLGNEYVVKSSIGHIRDLPTSGSASASKEPAAKRGKAAAGEAPALSPKEKAQKQLISRMGVDPDHGWKAKYEILPGKEKVIEELRRLAKDADTIYLATDLDREGEAIAWHLREAIGGDDSRYKRVVFNEITKKAIQEAFSRPGELDINRVNAQQARRFLDRVVGYMVSPLLWAKIARGLSAGRVQSVAVKLVVEREREIRAFNPEEYWEIHADLGTAKGAKVRFDVAREKGEAFKPLNEAQAMAALEKLKSSSYTIAKREDKPTSSKPSAPFITSTLQQAASNRLGFGVKKTMMMAQRLYEAGYITYMRTDSTNLSADAVEMARTYIEGEFGASYLPPAPNVYSSKEGAQEAHEAIRPSDVNMHPTKLSGMERDAERLYELIWRQFVACQMLPAKYLSTTVSVAAGDFELRAKGRILKFDGYTRVMPQIAKPGDDDVLPDMAQGDVLKLIDLDPSQHFTKPPARYSEASLVKEMEKRGIGRPSTYAAIISTIQDRGYVALHNRRFYSEKMGDIVTERLSESFSDLMDYGFTAGMEENLDDVAHGERDWKNVLDEFYGDFKKKLEVAAAPDGGMRANQPVMTDIPCKECGRPMQIRTASTGVFLGCSGYSLPPKERCKATVNLVPGDEIAADDEGESESLVLLGKHRCPICSTAMDAYLLDEKHKLHICGNNPDCTGYEIEEGSYRIKGYEGPSLECDKCGSEMQLKTGRFGKFFGCTNAECKNTRKLLKSGEAAPPKMDPVKMPELKCEKVNDTYILRDGASGLFLAASQFPKNRETRAPLVIEIVPHKDEIDPKYHFLCEAPKKDPDGRPAVIRYSRKTKEQYVQTEVDGKPTGWRAFYDGNSWKVEDKRKEKDA from the coding sequence ATGGGCAAATCGCTGGTCATTGTGGAATCCCCGGCTAAGGCCAAGACCATCAACAAGTACTTGGGCAACGAGTACGTGGTGAAGTCGAGTATCGGCCATATCCGAGACCTGCCCACCAGCGGTTCGGCTAGCGCCAGCAAAGAACCGGCTGCCAAGCGTGGCAAGGCAGCGGCGGGCGAAGCGCCGGCCCTGTCGCCAAAAGAGAAGGCTCAAAAACAGCTGATCTCGCGCATGGGTGTCGATCCCGATCATGGCTGGAAAGCCAAGTACGAGATCCTCCCGGGCAAGGAAAAGGTCATCGAAGAGCTGCGCCGGCTCGCCAAGGATGCTGACACCATCTATCTCGCAACCGACTTGGATCGCGAGGGGGAAGCCATTGCCTGGCACCTGCGCGAAGCCATCGGTGGCGATGACAGCCGCTACAAGCGCGTGGTGTTCAACGAAATCACCAAGAAAGCGATCCAGGAAGCCTTCTCCAGGCCGGGCGAGCTGGACATCAATCGTGTCAACGCCCAGCAGGCGCGTCGGTTCCTCGATCGCGTAGTGGGTTACATGGTTTCGCCATTGCTGTGGGCAAAAATTGCCCGCGGCTTGTCGGCTGGCCGTGTGCAATCGGTTGCAGTGAAGCTGGTGGTGGAGCGCGAACGCGAAATTCGTGCCTTCAACCCTGAAGAGTACTGGGAAATCCATGCCGACCTGGGCACCGCCAAGGGTGCCAAGGTGCGTTTTGATGTGGCCCGTGAAAAAGGCGAGGCCTTCAAGCCGCTGAACGAAGCACAGGCCATGGCGGCGCTGGAGAAGCTCAAGAGCTCCAGCTATACCATCGCCAAACGTGAAGACAAGCCGACCAGCAGCAAACCGTCGGCGCCGTTCATCACGTCCACCTTGCAGCAGGCCGCCAGTAATCGCTTGGGCTTTGGTGTGAAGAAAACCATGATGATGGCCCAGCGCTTGTATGAAGCGGGCTACATCACGTACATGCGTACCGACTCCACCAACCTTTCGGCCGATGCGGTCGAAATGGCGCGTACTTATATTGAAGGTGAGTTCGGCGCATCGTACCTGCCGCCTGCTCCGAACGTGTACAGCAGCAAGGAAGGCGCCCAAGAGGCTCACGAAGCGATTCGTCCTTCTGACGTCAACATGCATCCGACCAAGCTGTCGGGCATGGAGCGTGACGCTGAGCGCCTCTACGAGCTGATCTGGCGCCAGTTCGTGGCGTGCCAGATGTTGCCGGCCAAGTATTTGTCGACCACCGTCAGCGTGGCTGCTGGCGACTTTGAGCTGCGTGCCAAGGGCCGCATCCTGAAGTTCGACGGTTACACCCGTGTCATGCCGCAAATCGCCAAGCCGGGCGACGACGATGTGTTGCCGGACATGGCGCAGGGCGACGTGCTGAAATTGATCGATCTCGATCCTAGCCAGCACTTCACCAAGCCGCCTGCACGTTACTCCGAAGCCAGCCTGGTAAAAGAGATGGAAAAACGCGGTATCGGTCGTCCTTCGACCTATGCGGCAATCATCTCGACCATTCAGGATCGCGGTTACGTGGCGCTGCACAACCGCCGTTTCTACTCCGAGAAAATGGGCGATATCGTCACCGAGCGCTTGTCCGAGAGCTTCTCTGACCTGATGGACTACGGCTTCACCGCCGGCATGGAAGAAAATCTCGATGACGTCGCGCACGGTGAGCGCGACTGGAAAAATGTGCTGGACGAGTTTTACGGCGACTTCAAAAAGAAACTCGAAGTTGCAGCCGCTCCAGATGGCGGCATGCGTGCCAATCAGCCGGTGATGACTGATATTCCGTGCAAGGAATGCGGTCGTCCAATGCAGATTCGTACGGCATCGACTGGTGTTTTCCTCGGGTGTTCGGGCTACAGCCTGCCGCCCAAAGAGCGCTGCAAGGCGACGGTCAACCTGGTGCCGGGCGACGAAATCGCTGCTGACGATGAAGGCGAGTCAGAATCGCTGGTGCTGTTGGGCAAGCATCGCTGCCCGATTTGCAGCACTGCGATGGATGCCTATCTGCTGGATGAGAAGCACAAGCTGCACATCTGCGGTAACAACCCGGATTGCACCGGCTACGAAATCGAAGAAGGCAGCTACCGCATCAAGGGTTACGAAGGGCCTAGCCTGGAGTGCGACAAGTGCGGCAGCGAGATGCAGCTCAAGACCGGCCGTTTCGGCAAGTTCTTCGGTTGCACCAATGCCGAGTGCAAGAACACCCGCAAGCTGTTGAAAAGCGGTGAAGCGGCGCCGCCGAAAATGGACCCGGTGAAAATGCCGGAGCTCAAGTGCGAGAAGGTTAACGATACGTACATTCTGCGTGACGGTGCTTCGGGGTTGTTCCTGGCTGCCAGTCAATTCCCGAAAAACCGTGAGACCCGTGCGCCTTTGGTGATCGAAATTGTTCCGCACAAGGACGAAATTGACCCCAAGTACCACTTCTTGTGTGAAGCACCGAAAAAAGACCCGGATGGCCGTCCAGCCGTGATTCGCTACAGTCGCAAAACCAAAGAGCAGTACGTGCAGACTGAAGTGGATGGCAAGCCGACCGGCTGGCGTGCGTTCTATGACGGTAACAGCTGGAAGGTTGAAGACAAGCGTAAGGAAAAAGACGCTTGA
- the sulA gene encoding SOS-induced cell division inhibitor SulA translates to MQFPHTPLPAQLPLFEVFMAQPMAPAIKDVLDSPWSAEPEVFSELSLRGAAGNCLNLLAPMLRELSEQQDARWLTLIAPPASLTQSWLREAGLNRERILLLQPNGNKTALQLTCEALRLGRSHTVVSWINPLNATARQQLIGAARTGHGQSLNIRLG, encoded by the coding sequence ATGCAGTTCCCACACACACCGCTTCCAGCACAACTCCCGCTGTTCGAGGTCTTCATGGCACAACCCATGGCACCTGCGATCAAAGACGTGCTCGATTCACCCTGGAGCGCCGAACCTGAAGTATTCAGTGAACTGTCGTTACGCGGTGCTGCCGGAAACTGCCTGAACCTGCTTGCTCCCATGCTGCGCGAACTGAGCGAACAGCAAGACGCTCGCTGGTTGACCCTGATCGCTCCTCCGGCGAGCCTCACACAAAGCTGGCTGCGCGAGGCAGGGTTGAACCGTGAACGCATTCTGCTGCTTCAACCCAACGGCAACAAAACCGCCTTGCAACTCACGTGCGAAGCCCTGCGCCTGGGCCGTAGCCACACAGTCGTCAGCTGGATCAACCCGCTAAACGCCACGGCACGCCAACAGCTCATTGGCGCAGCGCGCACGGGCCACGGGCAAAGCTTGAATATCCGATTGGGTTAA
- the lexA gene encoding transcriptional repressor LexA — protein MLKLTPRQAEILAFIKRCLDDNGYPPTRAEIAQELGFKSPNAAEEHLKALARKGAIEMTPGASRGIRIPGFEAKSDESTLPIIGRVAAGAPILAQEHVEESCNINPTFFHPRADYLLRVQGMSMKDVGIFDGDLLAVHTCREARNGQIVVARIDDEVTVKRFKREGSKVWLIAENPDFAPIEVNLKDQELVIEGLSVGVIRR, from the coding sequence ATGCTAAAACTGACGCCACGCCAAGCTGAGATCCTGGCCTTCATCAAGCGATGCCTGGATGACAACGGATACCCGCCCACCCGTGCCGAGATCGCACAGGAGCTGGGCTTCAAGTCTCCAAACGCTGCCGAAGAGCATCTCAAGGCCCTGGCCCGCAAGGGCGCCATCGAGATGACACCCGGTGCCTCGCGCGGTATTCGCATCCCGGGCTTCGAAGCCAAGTCCGACGAATCCACCTTGCCCATCATTGGCCGGGTTGCGGCCGGTGCGCCGATTCTGGCGCAGGAACATGTCGAAGAATCATGCAACATCAACCCGACCTTCTTCCATCCACGCGCCGACTACCTGCTGCGGGTACAAGGCATGAGCATGAAAGACGTCGGCATCTTCGACGGCGACCTGCTGGCCGTCCACACGTGCCGCGAAGCCCGCAATGGCCAGATTGTCGTCGCCCGTATCGACGACGAGGTCACGGTCAAACGCTTCAAGCGCGAAGGCAGCAAGGTCTGGCTCATCGCTGAAAACCCGGACTTCGCGCCCATTGAAGTCAACCTCAAGGACCAGGAACTGGTCATTGAAGGCTTGAGTGTCGGCGTCATTCGCCGCTAA
- a CDS encoding DUF6586 family protein, with translation MAHELYTRTNQKIYFAGLALDAMNKAGEGRAMNAQGLVQAERESAIFHLYGALLGLCHEIAGFYRLPQANAPRVELLLTQEVLDATAIPELAEMVELARAPQTWLAQLVATHAALYQPLQAPKKVKVDVFQPLIEAVNLEDEASEELSRETLEAWRQSLKGLAIRFRDGLNEC, from the coding sequence ATGGCTCATGAACTCTATACCCGCACCAATCAGAAAATCTATTTCGCCGGCCTGGCCCTGGATGCCATGAACAAGGCCGGGGAAGGGCGCGCCATGAATGCGCAGGGGTTGGTCCAGGCTGAGCGCGAGTCTGCAATATTCCATTTGTATGGTGCGCTTTTGGGCTTGTGCCATGAGATCGCAGGTTTTTATCGCCTGCCGCAAGCCAATGCGCCTCGTGTTGAGCTACTGCTGACGCAGGAAGTGCTGGATGCAACAGCTATTCCCGAGCTTGCAGAAATGGTCGAGCTGGCACGGGCTCCGCAGACATGGCTGGCGCAGCTGGTGGCCACCCATGCCGCGCTGTACCAGCCCTTGCAGGCGCCCAAAAAGGTCAAGGTCGATGTCTTTCAGCCGCTGATCGAGGCGGTCAATCTTGAGGATGAGGCGTCCGAGGAATTGAGCCGGGAGACCCTTGAGGCGTGGCGTCAGTCCTTGAAAGGGCTGGCCATTCGGTTTCGTGATGGACTCAATGAGTGCTGA